tttcaataaaaacaacTATTAAGCAACTTGCCCAGGAAATTTTGCGTAGAAGAGATGAAACAAATGCAATTATTAGTAAGTTTTTTGGTTCCCGTGAAAATTAACTTCTACGAAAAGTTGTCAGTGTTTGAATTTGTATTGTTCGCTAGTGCCGAAAAAGGTCCAGGTAATTTTACCAGGACGGTTTCCGTAGAAACTACGAAATAATTGCAAAACATTACCCAGCGTCATgatttccatagaaattatCTTCGAGATAATGTTGCCAGTATATCAACTCTTATAATTGCTTAACCATCTCGTTAATTATCTACTATCTCCATTTGAGTGTTTTCTAAAGGTATTTTCCACCGGGCATTAATTTTATGATATACGGGAGTACCAACTGGATATACAATATTATGGTTATTATATTTTgggttattaaaaaaaaattcgtttttaacGAACAGTTATATTCGCATAAATTGTTTACAGCTTAAGATTCCAGATTCGCTAAAGATATCCAACAATTGCATAGGTGGTTGTTGCCATTGTTAAATAAGATGTCGTTCAGATGAAAAGCCCATTTTGTTCTCCACAGCCATTAACTTTTCATCTATCTATCATGACctaatttccttttattaatataattattattctattgaaaaatgtagCAGTTGCCGAATAAAAATAGAGATTTAACAAGAATGTGAGGTGTATTGTCGTTTTATCTAGAGTTTTGGAAGATTAGGATTAACATATGAATGATGTCCAGAATTACCCCCGATGCAAAAAAATCGATTCATAGTTAGActcttttccttttaatttcgaaatatcaGGATTCAATCCtaacattattataaatttcggTTCCGAAATTGAATCCTGATTCTGAAAATTGTATTTCCTACCATTTACCTTATCTGACCCAGTACATACAtttttacctaaaattaaaaaccctaAAAAATCTTCAGTCACCTCGGGTATGTTATTATGCGATGTAATATTCACGTTCTCGTGGTACCTATTCATAAAACTTTTCCTCCTATGAAGATGTCATGGACAGCCACTTTTGAAGCTGAGCTAACAATTGGCAATAGGGGCTTCTGCAATATTGGAAACATTGTCATTCTATGgatattaaacttttaataaattactataTTAATTGCAGTGCCCATGATACACTTAATCCATAGCGCAATTTCATAACTTTAGTAAATTATTGTGATATTTAACGttaacttaattattattaatactaCTAGTATTTGTTATTATAATCTAATATTCCTTCTATATGGGGCCAAGTTGTGTGGACTCTAGCACAGAAATTGTCTTTCCTGTTCAAGTAGGTAATTTTCCTTTAGAAAACTAAACAATGTGTAACATTACGTTATtggtttattatattttaattcctaAGGACATTGTTTAttcttaatatattttatttcagaaatggTTATTAAAGATATATACTTGTCTTATTCCAATCACGATTCGTCTGCGCGTTCTTGAGCCCtaaaaataatagttatttttattatacaaaattaacTTGAATATGAAGTGCTCACTTATTATAAATTGTCTGCAGTGTCTTAAAGCTACTTTCAAATCTCTCCTCATTTTTCGCCGATGCTTCAATCcacttttttttcactttgaCCCATCTTTGCAAATGATTACGTATCAAGGTATTTTTGTCAGTTGGTGGACATTCTTCCTACcaaaaaacatcaaaactatttattttatgacttcttaaaattaaatgttttgataatCTGAGAGTGACATTCAGAAATTactttcttataaaaattataatgtcCAAATATGTGTTTAATGGCACTTATAACTTTACAAGTGCAGGGTTAGCACTCACATAATCCAAGTTAATGTTGTTTTTTGATTGTTCAAGCTGTTCAGGTAAAGGTGAAGGTATTCTAGTTTCAAAGGCTTTGGAAGGAGGGGGAAGTCTTCTAACATCTACAACTTCTGACTCATCCCAAGAATTTTCAGGCTCTGGTGATGATGTTCTGCGTCTAgcataaatataataagaCTATGTAATATGCCTACAAATTTTTGtgcataccaaaaaatatcaGTTATAAATCTCACGTGATTCCTTTtgggtttttgaaataattttcaatatgcaACTAGGGACTCAATGGCAGTTAATGTGCGCCCTATGAAAAggttttatggaaatttttaaaggttACCTACTTTATAACTTTCTGAGGATTCTTTGGCTGATTTTCCATCCACGCTCTACAAAGTGGGTATAATGGTGTTTCTTCTTCAAACTTTGCTAAATCTACACTTCGATCATATAGTTTCATAACGTAGGTGTGGTGATATGGGGTGGGCACTATCTGATTATGTGACTTTCTATCACTGTAATGTTAATATATATTTGCCTACGTCATTGTACTGtagaattgaaaatatcaagtTATAAAAGAAAACGAATACTAAGTTCTTTAAGCACACACCAAatgatattttagatttttaccCTCTTCTCCTCCTGATTTGTCCCTCATCTGAGGATTCGCTCTCATCGTCAGAAGACTTTTCTGTAAGTTGTTTGAGTACCCCTTTCAGTCTGCCTTTAgccattaaatattcatttcccACATTTTCCTCCTTGATTTCAACTTTCACTGGCAAAGAACTTGAAAGTCTACGTTTTTTCGTCATAGTAAAATGTAACTATGAGGGACTACttaaactttatataaatattgattATACCTAGTTTTTTTCAGgtattattaaattctgaaatttaaaaaagctcgGTGAAAAAAGGAAGCAAAAAACCTCAGAAATTCAGAATAAGACAATTGTCAAATCGagtcaaatgtaaaaaagagACGTGTCAGTCTCCAGCATCGTTTTGTccttttttccatatttatttGACTACGAGCATTACAAGGATAAAGATTGTCTTTTCAAATGACAATTCCAAAGGATCTGATACATGATACATTTGTCGGGTTTATAggtgtttgcgtttaccgatGGGACTCGGAGTAACGCGGCGTGTTGTTGGTGCTAACGAGGTGATCTATTCTTCCGTTACAAGTTGAACACGCTGAAGGGACCAGTACTCTAACCCGGCAAAGATACTAGtcatagatacaaaatacgcgctgatactgctcgactatctttatttacacaaaactattgctacgtttattatcacagtctgtATGTACTATACCgagggtgataatcgtggtaTGTTACCTCGAGAGAGCTGAGAGTAAGAGTATAAGAGCTTAAGGGTATGAGAGACTAAGTGTGTAAGAGTATataagagagattttaagAGTCTTTTTGGGTTTATATAGCTAACcaaccctttcgctatttccgtccctgctactcgtcaactgtcactcctgtgagtgtcacttgtcggtgcaggttctcggtGTGAACTACTCTCGAGTGTATAATTCACCACAACAGTAAGGAACATCCTTTGTCAAATCGCAATCATCTGATTATCACGAGGAAAAATAAACTGCAAACGCCGTTATGACACGGATGAATGACAAGGAGCTGCACCCATACAGTGCATCAAAGAGTAAATAGAACGGTACGTTTCCGAGTTCCAATTCCTACCTAATCAGCTGACTACTGTTATCCAGCTGtcattgttattaattttcttccaaaaataaggagaaaataacatcattttctaaataagtTTGGATAAAGTAACGGTAACGTTTTGCCAAGATTTCTTAGTAGTACTCGCGTTCAATGAATCCCTCCATGTGTTAATTCTCATTTAAACCATGCACCATTTACAGTAACATTACAAAAGGTACTTGTTTTGAGGCCCAGTTTTTATAGTCAAAATCCTTGCAACTTTTACCATCCAAAACTGCTTTCAGATGCTGCAAAGTAGTAGATGCCGTCACTCTTCCATTATCCTCGCAGAGGCCTGTTGCTTTTGCAATTCGTCTGCGCCGCAGAAACTCCTTGACCTGTGCTTCAATTACATTAACAAATACCTCATAACAATATGCGAGTATACAGGCTACTCAGCCTACTTAAAGCTAAAGGAGGGTATTTCCTTGCCAGtggaaatgtgtgaaaaacTTCTAACTGTGCGGTCACAGAGTTTGGAAAGCATTGATTctacttttgttaacatttttaaagacacTCGTAACACTAGGTTGAAGAGAGTTCAGTTGAGGAAGAGCAAAATTTTAGATCATgatttagagattttgttAAGCCATAATTTGCTTGAGCTGGAGCTGGCTCAAAGCAAAGAATTAACTCATAATTGTATTAGACATATTTCAAAGTATGGTGCTAGTTTGCTGTCACTGAGTATCGGAGAAGGTGTAGATATATTTTCtcattcaatattttacagtttggGGGATCGGGTTCAGAGCCACATTATGAATGTCCCAAACTTACGTAGATTCTCTCTAAAGAGCTGTCGTGAATTGCCTGATGACTTTTACGCTTTACTTTTAAGTCCAATGAGTTGTTTAACATATTTAGATTTAAGCAATTGTGGCTCTCTGGACGACTTTAAATACTCTGAACACTTAGTCAATTTGCGTACCTTAATTTTGTACAACGTCGACAAAATCGAAGGGATGACTGAAGccatttgtaaattaaaaaacctgACCCATCTAGACATCTCTCAGAGCCGTGATGACCACAGGAGATTTACCAAACCTACCGCCACTTTGTCTACTTTAGTGGAAAACTTGCCCCATTTAACGTCTCTAGATATTTCGGGAACTGATTTAGCTGGAACTGGAGTGGCTGAAACAGACAAAGCCAGGGGTTCAGACATTCCTGGCTTGATTTCAAGAGTCAGCAATCCTTTCCATTTCCTGGGGCTGTATGAAACTCTTCATGATGCTTGTTTGAGGCATGACCTGCCTGCCAAATTGGTACAAATGTATAATATGTGATTGAAACTTAAATctgatttgtttttctataGATTGCAGGCAATGCCAACGAAGAGCAGATACTCATATCAGCCCTAGCTTACATGGACCGCACGGAGATGTTGCAGAAAGTGTTAAATGAATTGTTTCATTTGTTTAGATTTGAAACTTGCCAGTTTGTGGGGCAGGCTTTGAATGTTGTTTTAGAGGCAATGAATAGACACTTGAGTGAGAGGCATATTCAGATATCAGGGAGGTAAGTTTAAAATGACTTTTGAgagtttttaaacaaaaacgtgAAAATAACTCCTGACAAGGTCAAAGTTAATGATGATGAAGTGGTAGCATCTGAATGTTCTGAGTCATTCAGGGTTGGGAACATTTCTTTGTCTACTATTGAAACCTCTGAAAGGGTAACAGGAACAATGTtggttaaattaggaaaaattgcTGCATTTATGtgtcattttgaaatttgtcatGAGCAGACCTGAAACTGCCCTTATATATCGTCAGTGACCCATATACAATCTTATGACAACTTGCAGCTATTGACTGTCAAGTTTTAACAGGCATCTCATCTTATTCTTTATGAATCTGAAAAGATATCCCAGTGTAATGAATCTAGATAagttagaaaatatttattatgtaaaacTCTTTAGTTTCTTAATGTCATTTAGGGTCaaatgaaatgttaaaaaccACAAAATGAACTTCATTTCAGCGCCACTCTATTCTACATAGTCAAAGGAACTAGTAGTGAGCTTCACGAGGTAGTCCATGTAAAACGGAAAATAATTTCCACGCTTCTTAATGGCATGAGTGTGCATAGAAATGATGAAACCATGATGCGAAATGGCTGCTTAACATTATGTCAGTTTAAAATACCTATTGATGTTGtaagtgcattaaaaaatctatttgtaCGGTACTAGGACCTTCATTTCAGCTTTTTGAGTATGAGAGACTGGTAGATGTGCTTTTGTACTCAGTTCACGGAATGAGCTCTTCGGAGAGTTTTGTTCAGAGGATTGGCATTTATCTATTGAATTCATTGGCATGCCAAGTAGATGGGCAGCAAAAGATCCGGTTAGGTGAACTTGGGGCTATTAACGTAAGCTTCAGTTATCTCGCAAACAACTTTAATCGCATGTGAACATTTCAGAAAatgatttggcttatttcggaaAGACTTGACAGGGGCTATTGTGACGATGTCTTGGAAGTTGCCTGGTCAACCATGTGGAACATCACAGATGAAACTCCAGCGAACTGCAGGAAATTCTTAGAAAACAATGGCATGGAGTATTTCTTGTCTTGTTTAAAGGTGTGTGGATATTAATTGCGATAATTTCATACTAAATGGTCCTTAAAGAGGTTTCCAGATAAAGAAGATTTGCTGAGAAATATGATGGGACTATTGGGTAATGTAGCTGAAGTGAAAGAGCTTCGGCACTATCTGATGCATCCAGAGTACTTGTCTGTATTTTCGGACCTGTTGGAGTCGAGGTGCGATGGCATTGAAGTCAGCTACAATGCTGCGGGGGTGATATCGCATATTGGTGAGctaaaaacatcaatttttctattcCTCAACAATATAATGCTTTTTGCAGCTTCTGACGGTCCAGACTTCTGGGTGGTGGTGGAACCATCTCGCCAGGACGTACTAGATCGCATGATCAAAGCCATAGATAGGTTTGTTAGTTATTACTGAGTTATTATtggataaaattgaattttcatataGTTGGAATTTGGAGTCTCCAAGGAACATCAACTATAGGTCATTCGAGCCAATACTGCACCTAGTGAAAGTGTTTCACACGCCAGAATGTCAACGATGGGCTGTCTGGGCATTGGCAAATCTCACTAAAGTTTATCGTATGCagttttatcaatttctaTTATCATTTTCTTAAAACCGAATTTTCCAGCGGAAAAATACTGTCATTTAGTTGAAAAAGAGGGAGGCTTGGAACTGCTGAAGGAGATCAGTCAGCACCTGGACCCGCCTGCTGCTATTAAAGATCTTGCAGCGATTGTCATAGAGCATTGCgttaaatacaaaaaccaCGATTGGCAACAGGAATTGGATGGGTAGCCACCCATCTTCTGGGATTACCTGTTCACTTTAGTGCTtagaatttctaaaataaaatactcaTCGAGGGAGACTTCAGATTAACACGCGATTTAACTTGTTAACTGTGTGATAACGTTTATCGGCTCACTAATGAAAACGAATTTTGCTCTTCAAGCTTTTAACATCGCGGAGAAGTGTTTAGTTTCATCGtgtgattttttctttcaatttagaAGTGTAGATTAATGTTGAAGACAGAAAGGGATGGGGGTTAAAAGTGTTCAGAGAAAACAACAATGTTAATAGTATACAGGGTTTCGCATGTTTCATGATCAACTTTAGTTAGAATAGGACATTTTAACTATTTCGTTTTGTTTCTGAGTTACAGAGTGATAACACTTTAATAATACCTGTGCATTTTATGATGCACACACATAATTGCAATTCAAACGTAGCTCGCTCAAGGGCAATaaatcaccaaaaaaaaaacaggtacaAAATAATGTCAAAGGGCACTTTTAGTGTATAATTGAATGCTACGTCCcatgatttttcttttccccatgtgtatttattattcttgTGACACTTCATGAGAGCATGCTGTGTTTCAAGATGGGCTTAAGAgagacattaaaaaaacaatatttttcactCTGTAGCTGTAACTCTGTAACTCGTTGGGCTATAGGGTTagaatgaacaaaaaaaacctATAAGTATGTGAACAACCCACCTTAAAATGGGCTTTTCTAATTAGTTTTAATCATGAAaccataaaatatattattatatagaaATTTGCGTCGCGAGAGAATCAGCGAGTGGCACAATGACCCTAGGGGAATGATGTTCATTATATGCAAGTACAATACTATACTTCGTCCACAGTTAAGGATCCGTTCTTTCCTCAAATTATCCGTTTTACTGAACCTTATCGTTGATAATGGACAAAGCGTAGTATTTTGCTCGTTTTTTATGGCCATTATTTCTTCAAGAGATATGAGCCTCTAGATTGTCGCTCGGGACGTAAATGTCTCCTTTAGGAAATAATATGTGGCCATCACAAAAAGCTCGTAGGTATAATAACAggtaatcattaaaaaaactagcAGTAGATGATAACGTAGAGTATTGGTTAAGGCAAttgctatttaccatcaaacatctgaCGAAATAGAAACCAActgatgaatttatccaagacacgtctttgatatttcaaggtctacttgaggtttttttaatggtcgttgtttcaaatttaattcggTTGTAGTTTTATATAATGGAAAGCAGcttaaattaatacttttataATTATCTAATTTAGTTTTCAAGCCCCCTCCAACAGGCAATAGAGCTGTtaatatacctaaaattaaataaactgtaAATATGTATTAGATTGAAGAATCCAATCAACTTGTAATATATGAAATCCCGCGGTATTTGAGAAgtattttatttgtgattttgtttttaaatttatcgcTTTATCactatgttatttttatttatataaataaatattgtaagttaataagtttgattttttcattcctGTCCCGGTTCAGAAACACCTTGGATATTTCCCAATACAGTGGGTGGTCAATTTTTGGTAGcagaattataaaaaatctttacacTGGGGGAATAATCGATACAGAATATTGCCAGATtactttataattattttgggCTCTCTGGGGGGAAGTTTAAGGTTCTCTACTAATTCTGTTCCTCATATGGTACATTTGTACctaaaaatcatcaatttttaccaataatatttttatctttatttagaacgacaaataaacaaacagtatcaaaaacaaattctcTCCCTTTGGCAAATGGTAAAAACCTAATGAACAATACTTTTAATAAGCATCTACATGCATTCCTACAGCAACAAATTTACTACTCGTCTTCGAGTCGGCTGTGATCAAAACACATAAATTTCTCTCCGATTAACAAAAAACGGATTATAAGTTACAATACGTCTACTAAATAACgtaatttcttattaattttagttaatttattcctcagaataaaatatttaatatgaaaaatacgtaaatataACATAATCAGTatgattaataatataaacttATTCATTAGGAAGATATAGCCCATATACTTAGGAGAGTTTCTTAACATTCTTAAAATCCTCCTCAAGATACGTGAAATCTCTCCGTAATAAAGCTAATACCTTAAAAGACGATCAATAGAAATCATCATTCAGCAACAGCAATGCCCTTTTTGACGAGCTCCTGTCCTACAATCACGTCATTATCAGTACTAGTAtctattaaaataagttttaatagtATGTCTGATTCATATAGATAATCTTTGTCAATGCTTGTCAATTTCgcgaaaaacattttcttttcagtgAGCTTTTTAAACTCTTCGCAATCATCCATTGTCCATTTGGACTGTTTGGGCTTTATGTCTGCAAAAATAGTAATACAGGGAAATATTTAggtgattttgagaaatataccTGCTAGTTTAGCTTTCAGGGCTTGATACGGGAGTTGCAAGAACTCCTTGTCCAATGTGACTAGTTGACGCACAGACAATGTTTGATAGAATCCGAAATCACAATAAAACACTGATACAGAGCCTGAATTGATTACTTTAATGACGCTGGTTCTGCAATAATAAACACataaataattccattttatataaattgcaaaaacatGATTATATTTACCTGTACCAACATCCATCAGTATACTTAGAAGCATATACGTCTCCCGGTAGAATATCGTCTACTTTCAGATCCCCATATTCTACGTCTTTGTATAAGCTTTGTAACTTAGTCATCATTTCGTTAAGCTTGGAAAATGATTCCAAGGGCTGTACGAAGAAATTGAACGGATTTACCGCCACAGATACGTGAACTTCGAAAAACTCATCTCCTAAAACAGAAAAGCTTTAAAGATGAGAGGTTGCAAGGAAAAAACTCAGCCTTACCACTACCGATTTTCGGCAGAGGTGGGCATTTTAAAGAACCACTGGATGGCACATTCATGGAACTATTGCTTGGGGCAACTCTTAGCTTGTTTTTCAGACTCTCCTCTTTCGAACTTCAATAAAAGTTTCTATCAAAATGTAAGTTTGCAAATTTCCCTGCTTACTTTAACTCGGACTGCATGTCCAGAGACTCGTTAATACAGAAAAGACCTTCAGCGTTTCTCTTGAAAAGCTTGCCAAGAGGAATGCCTTCAAAGCTTCCAACCAGTTTCAAGATTACTGGCTCCTCTCTTAAAAGGAGTTTTTTCGTCAGATCTACAAGATTTGTTGGAACGGAGTTCAGGGCCATTTTTAcctgtaaattttaatttaaataaaaatgcaccATACACGAAACTGGTCTTTACCGTAATAGCTTGATGTGGATATTTATTAAGGACGTCGTGTAGTGTTTCAAGGGGATAAAGCACCTCGTTCTCCACTGTAATGACGTCGGTATGGCCTTCATCTACAAAAAGTACTTGAGCCATCCTTCCGTCAGGCGACCAGTCGATTAATGACGCTCTCAGCCAAATTCTAAAACCCATAAGACGTAATCATAATGgctacaaataaaaaacaatccaTTACAACTTACTCGTTGATCTTGTCCTtcataaaatacatttttccttcACTATTTTTCTTAGTAACTTTAACTTTTAAAGCATCTGGAGCCTTGGCCGTTATCTCTTCCTCCAACTGCCGTCTAAGTATTTGCAAATTGTCATAACCCCTCGTTTTCATGTAGACTGAAATGTTTCCTGTCGGTTCCACGTGACTTACGTATACCTCATTAATGCCCTACaagacaaaataaattattttccatcaAATAACACTATAAAGTGACAATAATCACGTCATCCAGTATTGGAGTCGCTATCTCTATGGTCAGCTTAGAGATAAGTTCCTCATTAATAGAATTTCCACTCTCTGCATCGTACATATATACTGGTAAAGCAAGCGAAATATCGTTGCCTAAAAAATCCGTTTTTCcacgattttatttaattttttctgcatTTACCACTAATATCCTCTGCCAACTCAATAATCACTGATTTTTCGCACAGGCTAACCAAACACTGAGAGTTTACAGCAATGTCGTACAGGTCTTCAAGACCAAACAATCTGCACATAAAAGCCTTGAAAAAGAATGGAATATTACATGAAATTCTTAGGGGTGACGTTGATTTTGTACTTGCGCCTCCGAAGTTGCAAACTCCCTTTTAAGCTTAAACATATCAGTCTCCTTCACTGCCATCTCGTCTCcgaaatcgataaaaaaacaGTCGATTTGGTTGTCTGTGATTTTCAATACTCGCACTCTATAAAGTTGACttcaaatttaagttaaaaaataaataaataaatacctaTAATACGAATCCTCGTATTTGGCAACATAATAATTATCAGGCAAAATTAAGTCAGCAACTACCTGAGTCTGATGTTGCTGGTAGTAGACCTGCATTCTTCCCAGCATTTCATCGTACATTTCCTGGGAATAGATTGAATATCGTACAACATAAGCAGATAATAGTCACTCACTCGTTCTTTCGTTCCAATTTGCTCACACCAAATCTGATTGGCGGAGATTGCACAGGTGACCTGAACAAAAAGTTTGCCGTCTTCGCCAAAGTGTATGGTCCCAGGCTTAACAGAGACATCCGTCGGGGAAGGCATTGAGAAACCAGTCCTGGGTCTCTTCTGTAATACCttaaattttagcaaaattgaTCTGGTTAAATCAAAGCCCAAACTACAAGCGTTAGATGCGTGCACGATGCGTAGGGTTATTACTGTAAACCAATGCGCTTCGTATATTAAATAACAGTTATTACAAACTTATACAGGATATAACATATtattatggagatatttcagaaaacaaTAGTcctttgctaattttttttaaatactaataGAGCCATGGTTAAAAATGGACCATTTTCGATATGCAgagtggcaaagtttcacatttttttagaggacattttcaacaatttttataattttgttttggtttagatttatttttattttaagaaacttGATTAAATATTACGAATTGCTTCAAATAATTGATAACTGAGCTGGATGATTATACGTTTCCTTATTTTCATTACTTATTtacttacttatttttaattgtgttaataggtatttttgtaaattctacggaaacggtgaaagatgcgaaaatattgcaagagaccaaaaagctaaaaaataaaagatgaaattttaatttggtatcagaattTATACAGGTTGTTCCAAAAAGATATAAACTATATAATAGTACACGACCAAAAAACACAACAGCCTATATATAACTACCGATTTTAACATGTAGAggatcttaaagaaaataggtgtctgaaatttcaaaaatttaaatcaagatataaatgggaaaaacgcaaaatatgcgaaaaaatgtgaaactttaccaccatatatatcaaaaatagtgcgtttttgaccttgagcctattagcattttttt
The DNA window shown above is from Euwallacea similis isolate ESF13 chromosome 2, ESF131.1, whole genome shotgun sequence and carries:
- the tapas gene encoding tudor domain-containing protein 7A isoform X1, giving the protein METYKEFEKVISFIRSCIISTKDKLTLTQLNRDYKTLIGERIPFRKFGFNKLEDFIESSRDLALVRSGEEWIVIAKSSEKSIHISEMVSVQKHGKRKPNFKPFSRTTLPPRMQQTSQWRPKANYGGSNNNYNHSKKPQQPGKHSQFVKYTSAMHSKAAVLQHSNYSSNEKGNNDRRPPTAFLTASAPAPKTMDMNHRLNTNRAKEQTNNIVRENITDNNFTYRVTHNSNTHFSNNNIPTSRPEAISKAEPNRVSDSSTNPLMSTRKRLSKKMSQLTLERDSGNSSPTNENSPPSPNKCPDFVKTGSPITDLARFVELHKLGELEENVTSVKNTKQSTFYSCKIKVGSHGSWSSYPNEYYTAQEAKLFCYKKALDELISRFQDKQRSLLISSQEDILERVPPLLEKHVMGLFANQLAMNYVEKFNEMLPDDWTTIIDTSPCVRIEKVSGNNYVLHHCRPGEPKRIVELQNWLNEVLQKRPRTGFSMPSPTDVSVKPGTIHFGEDGKLFVQVTCAISANQIWCEQIGTKEREMYDEMLGRMQVYYQQHQTQVVADLILPDNYYVAKYEDSYYRVRVLKITDNQIDCFFIDFGDEMAVKETDMFKLKREFATSEAQAFMCRLFGLEDLYDIAVNSQCLVSLCEKSVIIELAEDISGNDISLALPVYMYDAESGNSINEELISKLTIEIATPILDDGINEVYVSHVEPTGNISVYMKTRGYDNLQILRRQLEEEITAKAPDALKVKVTKKNSEGKMYFMKDKINEIWLRASLIDWSPDGRMAQVLFVDEGHTDVITVENEVLYPLETLHDVLNKYPHQAITVKMALNSVPTNLVDLTKKLLLREEPVILKLVGSFEGIPLGKLFKRNAEGLFCINESLDMQSELNSKEESLKNKLRVAPSNSSMNVPSSGSLKCPPLPKIGSGDEFFEVHVSVAVNPFNFFVQPLESFSKLNEMMTKLQSLYKDVEYGDLKVDDILPGDVYASKYTDGCWYRTSVIKVINSGSVSVFYCDFGFYQTLSVRQLVTLDKEFLQLPYQALKAKLADIKPKQSKWTMDDCEEFKKLTEKKMFFAKLTSIDKDYLYESDILLKLILIDTSTDNDVIVGQELVKKGIAVAE
- the tapas gene encoding tudor domain-containing protein 7A isoform X2, with the protein product METYKEFEKVISFIRSCIISTKDKLTLTQLNRDYKTLIGERIPFRKFGFNKLEDFIESSRDLALVRSGEEWIVIAKSSEKSIHISEMVSVQKHGKRKPNFKPFSRTTLPPRMQQTSQWRPKANYGGSNNNYNHSKKPQQPGKHSQFVKYTSAMHSKAAVLQHSNYSSNEKGNNDRRPPTAFLTASAPAPKTMDMNHRLNTNRAKEQTNNIVRENITDNNFTYRVTHNSNTHFSNNNIPTSRPEAISKAEPNRVSDSSTNPLMSTRKRLSKKMSQLTLERDSGNSSPTNENSPPSPNKCPDFVKTGSPITDLARFVELHKLGELEENVTSVKNTKQSTFYSCKIKVGSHGSWSSYPNEYYTAQEAKLFCYKKALDELISRFQDKQRSLLISSQEDILERVPPLLEKHVMGLFANQLAMNYVEKFNEMLPDDWTTIIDTSPCVRIEKVSGNNYVLHHCRPGEPKRIVELQNWLNEVLQKRPRTGFSMPSPTDVSVKPGTIHFGEDGKLFVQVTCAISANQIWCEQIGTKEREMYDEMLGRMQVYYQQHQTQVVADLILPDNYYVAKYEDSYYRVRVLKITDNQIDCFFIDFGDEMAVKETDMFKLKREFATSEAQAFMCRLFGLEDLYDIAVNSQCLVSLCEKSVIIELAEDISGNDISLALPVYMYDAESGNSINEELISKLTIEIATPILDDGINEVYVSHVEPTGNISVYMKTRGYDNLQILRRQLEEEITAKAPDALKVKVTKKNSEGKMYFMKDKINEIWLRASLIDWSPDGRMAQVLFVDEGHTDVITVENEVLYPLETLHDVLNKYPHQAITVKMALNSVPTNLVDLTKKLLLREEPVILKLVGSFEGIPLGKLFKRNAEGLFCINESLDMQSELNSKEESLKNKLRVAPSNSSMNVPSSGSLKCPPLPKIGDEFFEVHVSVAVNPFNFFVQPLESFSKLNEMMTKLQSLYKDVEYGDLKVDDILPGDVYASKYTDGCWYRTSVIKVINSGSVSVFYCDFGFYQTLSVRQLVTLDKEFLQLPYQALKAKLADIKPKQSKWTMDDCEEFKKLTEKKMFFAKLTSIDKDYLYESDILLKLILIDTSTDNDVIVGQELVKKGIAVAE